From a single Dendropsophus ebraccatus isolate aDenEbr1 chromosome 8, aDenEbr1.pat, whole genome shotgun sequence genomic region:
- the LOC138799564 gene encoding zinc finger protein 585A-like, with product MHKEKNKMADGILNLTLEIIFWLTGEDYKVVKKASSERCQAPVSEGSERTLSQMTEASPQFPIQEEINEQKILELTNKILELLTGEVPIRYEDVTVHFSMEEWEYIEGHKYLCKDLMKIQQPQTSSDCMTSNTEKDCTAQHINEDHANNSDIDSTQYSKGPSLQKPFSCQECGKCFLRKATLIKHQNIHKNSSFPYPECGNSFSNEAPLIAHQKTYKVEKTFSCSECVKCFSTKQNLVNHEKTHTGEKPFSCSECGKCFSSKGTLVNHGKTHTGEKPFSCSECGKCFSTKQNLVNHEKFHTGENPFSCSECGTCFSSKGTLVKHEKTHTGERPFSCSECGKCFLFKATLVKHAKTHTGEKPFSCSECGKSFFQKSNLERHHRIHTGVKPYLCNICGKGCSQKADLVKHQMTHTGQKPFSCQECGRCFSRKATLIEHQKIHKNSSFPYPECGNSFSNEAPLIAHQKTYKVEKTFSCSECVKCFSTKQNLVNHEKTHTGEKPFSCSECGKCFLTKQNLVNHEKFHTVENPFSCSECGTCFSSKGTLVKHEKTHTGERPFSCSECGKCFSRKGTLGKHKKTHTGERPFSCSECGKCFLFKEILVKHEKTHTGEKPFSCSECGKSFIQKSNLERHHRIHTGVKPYVCNICGKGCSQKADLVKHQMTHTGQKPFSCQECGQCFSQKSSLITHQNSHKNSSFPSSKCGNSFSNEAPLIAHQKTYKVEKTFSCSACRKCFLSKETLVKHKKTHLGKMPFSCSECGKCFSSKGTFVKHEKTHTGEKPFSCSECGKSFTQKINLERHHRIHTGVKPYVCNICGKGCSQKSGLVKHQITHTGEKPFSS from the exons ATGCATAAGGAAAAGAACAAGATGGCAGACGGTATATTAAATCTCACCCTAGAGATAATCTTCTGGCTTACTGGAGAG GATTACAAAGTGGTGAAGAAGGCCTCTAGTGAGCGCTGCCAGGCGCCTGTGTCCGAAGGATCGGAAAGAACGCTGAGCCAAATGACAGAGGCTTCACCTCAGTTCCCAATACAGGAGGAAATAAATGaacagaagatcctagaactcaccaaCAAGATCCTAGaactgctgactggagag gttcctataaggtatgaggatgtcactgtccatttctccatggaggagtgggagtatatagaaggacacaaATATCTGTGCAAAGACCTCATGAAGATCCAACAGCCCCAAACATCATCAG ATTGCATGACCAGCAACACAGAGAAAGATTGTACTGCTCAACATATAAATGAAGACCATGCCAATAACTCAGATATAGACTCCACTCAATACAGCAAAGGCCCATCATTGCAGAAGCCATTTTCCTGTcaagaatgtgggaagtgtttcttACGGAAAGCAACTCTTATTAAACATCAGAACATTCACAAGAATTCGTCATTTCCTTATCCAGAATGCGGAAATTCTTTCTCAAATGAAGCACCTCTTATTGCACATCAGAAAACTTACAAAGTGGAAAaaacattttcatgttcagaatgtgtgaAATGTTTCTCGACTAAACAAAATCTTGTTAATCAtgaaaaaactcacacaggggaaaagccattttcatgttcagaatgtggaaaatgcttcTCGAGTAAAGGAACTCTTGTTAATCATggaaaaactcacacaggggaaaagccattttcatgttcagaatgtgggaaatgtttctcgACTAAACAAAATCTTGTTAATCATGAAAAATTTCACACAGGGGAAaatccattttcatgttcagaatgtgggacaTGTTTCTCGAGTAAAGGAACTCTTGTTAAACAtgaaaaaactcacacaggggaaaggccattttcatgttcagaatgtggaaaatgtttcttGTTTAAAGCAACTCTTGTTAAACATGCAAAAACTcatacaggggaaaagccattttcatgttcagaatgtggcaaaagtttttttcagaaatcaaatcTTGAAAGACATcatagaattcacacaggggtgaagccatATTTATGTAATATATGTGGAAAAGGTTGTTCTCAGAAAGCTGATCTTGTCAAACATCAGATGACTCACACAGGGCAGAAGCCATTTTCCTGTCAAGAATGTGGTAGGTGTTTCTCACGGAAAGCAACTCTTATTGAACATCAGAAGATTCACAAGAATTCGTCATTTCCTTATCCAGAATGCGGAAATTCTTTCTCAAATGAAGCACCTCTTATTGCACATCAGAAAACTTACAAAGTGGAAAaaacattttcatgttcagaatgtgtgaAATGTTTCTCGACTAAACAAAATCTTGTTAATCAtgaaaaaactcacacaggggaaaagccattttcatgttcagaatgtgggaaatgtttcttgACTAAACAAAATCTTGTTAATCATGAAAAATTTCACACAGTGGAAaatccattttcatgttcagaatgtgggacaTGTTTCTCGAGTAAAGGAACTCTTGTTAAACAtgaaaaaactcacacaggggaaagaccattttcatgttcagaatgtggaaaatgtttctcGCGTAAAGGAACTCTtggtaaacataaaaaaactcacacaggggaaaggccattttcatgttcagaatgtggaaaatgtttcttGTTTAAAGAAATTCTTGTTAAACATGAAAAAACTcatacaggggaaaagccattttcatgttcagaatgtggcaaaagttttattcagaaatcaaaTCTTGAAAGACATCATAGAATTCACACAGGTGTGAAGccatatgtatgtaatatatgtggAAAAGGTTGTTCTCAGAAAGCTGATCTTGTCAAACATCAGATGACTCACACAGGGCAGAAGCCATTTTCCTGTCAAGAATGTGGGCAGTGTTTCTCACAGAAATCATCTCTTATTACACATCAGAACAGTCACAAGAATTCATCATTTCCATCTTCAAAATGTGGAAATTCTTTCTCAAATGAAGCACCTCTTATTGCACATCAGAAAACTTACAAAGTGGAAAAAACATTTTCATGTTCAGCATGTAGGAAATGTTTCTTGAGTAAAGAAACTcttgttaaacataaaaaaactcaCTTAGGGAAaatgccattttcatgttcagaatgtgggaaatgtttctcaaGTAAAGGAACTTTTGTTAAACATgaaaaaactcacacaggagaaaagccattttcatgttcggaatgtggcaAAAGTTTTACTCAGAAAATAAATCTTGAAAGACATcatagaattcacacaggggtaaagccatatgtatgtaatatatgtggAAAAGGTTGTTCTCAGAAATCTGGTCTTGTCAAACATCAgataactcacacaggggagaagccattttcctcTTAA